The Chloroflexota bacterium genome includes the window AAAGCTCAGTCAACGAAGCTCTGGCAACCCTCAACAATTTGCCCTTGCCGTCTTTGCCCATGCTCAGCCTGGGCGCAGTCTTCGCCGCCGCCTCGGTCTTGTGGATCGTCGGCAACGGCCTGCTTCTAACTCGTGCCTACCAATTCAAACGTTAGCCTTAACTCTGTCATTCCGAGCCCCGAAGGGCGAGGAATCTCTACCCGGCCCCCGTCCGGGGATTCCTCGCCCGCTTCGCGAAACGGCTCGGAATGACAACAACTCAACTTTATGAATGACCTCATCCGCGCCACCCTGCTCATCTTCGGCTTCAACCTCGCCCTCGTTGCCTTCTTCGTCGTCCTCAACGCCCTCTTTCCACGCCGCATCGCCAGAACAAAGATGGTGGCCGACGCCATGCCGGGCCGCGCCTTTGCCGTCGGCCTGGTGAACTTCCTCTTCTTCGGGGCCATCACCTTCATCCTCTTCACCCTTGTCGGCCAGGTGGGCAACGAGTTGCTCAAAGTCATTTTGGCTTTACCGGCCTTGTTCTTTTTGTCGGCTTTGAGTGTAGGGTTGAGCTTCGGGTTGGCGGGCATGGTGCAACTCGTAGGCGAGCGCCTTGCCGCCAACCAAACCGAAATTCGCCGCACGATTTGGGGCGCGCTGGCCCTCAGCTTCGGTAGCTCACTGCCGTTCGTCGGCTGGTTTGGGCTGTTGCCTTACGCCGGCTTAATGGGGTTAGGAGCGCTTATTGTCAGCTTCTTTTGGAGGGAGCGGAGCGCAGAAGTCAGGCCTCAAGCTACGTAATTGCTCGGAAGAAAACAGGACGCAATTGACTCCTATTTGTGTAAAACTTATTCAAGTTAGCGGCGTAATTATGAAAAAATTAGCAGTTTACTTTCTGGTTAGTATACTGGTAACGGCTTGTGGAACTGTCGAAACCCCCACCCTGCCGCCACCAATTCCCTCGCCATTTGAATATTATGGCTGGGTGTCCGTGTTCTACACCGAGAGCAACTACGACTTGGAACGCATGGCAACTTATACAAATACTGCGTTTGCGACTTCTCCTGAACAAGCAAAGATTCTCTCTTCACTTGGTTTCAAACACATCATTTACATGCTTAATGAAGCCGCAGTTTTGGAGCAGATGACAAAGAATGAAAAATTGATCGTGCCAAATGAATCACAGACTGCGATCTTCTATCAGGATTTTTTGCCCGATTTCAGGGAAAAATTCTTCACTGCATACCACGATTATTTACTGCAACTAAAAGATGAACTAATTACGGCAGGCATGTACGATGCGATAGACGTATATTACATTGCCGATGAACCTGCCCTGCACAAAAACATTTACCTTGATCAGACATTTTTAGATCAATATGCAGATATATTCAAACAAGTTTTCCCCGACAAGAAAAGTGCAATCGCTTTTTCTGAGATTACAGACCCCGCTGTCATTGCATCCCGACCTGAAAGCGGACCCCACCTGGCGCCTCCTGCCAGTCTCGACATCATCATTGTTGACCCATACTTTTACGATCTGACTGGCGAGAAAGATTTACCCTGCAAACGGGATGTTATACAAAACTGGTTGTATTCTGAAAACCTCCTCTCGAATATAAATTGGGCGAAACAATTTAGCAAACCCATTATTGTTGCTGGGGATGCGGAAATTAAGGCAGGTCAGTCGCCGAAGGATTGTTATATCACCGAGACCTATCACATCCTGCAAGAGGACTCGTCTATCGCTGGACTGATCTGGTTCATTTACGATAAGGAGTACAGTGAAAGTGGTTACTTTACAGGCGCAGCCAATGATCCCGCACTGGTGCAGTTTATAGAGAATCTTGGAAGATAGGTTTGATACGGCAGGGATTCCCTGTTTAGCCTTTTTCAGGCGGCCTGCCTTGCTTTCGCCAGTTCTTGCCAACAAAGCGCGCAGCGGACGGGCGGGAGTCTGCGCGGTTTTCAAGTATTTTTCTGGCCTCGAGTTTTCCTGCTCCCTGGCAGAGTCCACGCCCGTCTTACCCGCCCGCTAACGCAAACCGTTAAGCCGATAGGATGCCGCTGGTATAATCCAGCGCATGTTGCTTCTCAAAAACCGTTTGTTCATCATCGTCACGCTTGACCTGGCAATTCTTTTGGCCGCTTGCGGCAACGCCAACACCACGCCCACGCTTGACCCTTTTGAATTTCAGACTCGCGTGGCCCAGAATGTGGCCGCCACGTTCTCCGCCGCGCCGCCCACCCTCACCCTGCCGCCCACTCAGGTGACGCCGTCGCCGGCTGCGGAAAGTTCAACGCCCACCCCAGCGGCGACGGCTGAACCGTCGTCCACGCCCGGGCCGACGGCCCGCTCGGTGCTCGATCCCACACTCGGTTATTACGCCATCACGCCCGAGAACACACCCGTCACCGCCGTGCCCAGCGCCGTGCCAAGAATCAAACTTGAAGACGACGTCAAGAACATCCTGCTCGTCGGCTCCGACACCAGCGGCGAAGAGTATCGCTCCGACACGATGATCGTCGTCTCGATCAACGCCACGGCCAAAACGGTCACGATGCTTTCCATCCCGCGCGACCTGTACGTGTTCATTCCCAAGAGTCTCGTTCAAATGGGCCGCATCAACAGCGTCATCAACGTCGCCAGAAATGCGCCCGAAGGCCCCCTGCCGCTTCTGGAGCAGACCATTCTCTACAACCTGGGCATTCCCATTCATTACTACGCCCGCGTGGATTTTGAATCGTTCAAGGCCATTGTGGACGCGCTCGGCGGCGTAGACATTCCGGTCACGTGCGCGTTTCAGGAATGGCGGCTCAAAGACCCGGCGCTCGACCCGGAAGTGGCCGACAACTGGGACCTCTTCACCCTCAACGCCGGCGTCCAACATTTGGACGGAAGCACCGCGCTCTGGTACGCGCGCGGGCGGCAGGTGGGCCGGGCCGGGAGCGGCAGCGATTTTGATCGCGCCCGCCGTCAGCAGGAAGTTCTACGGGCCATGTTCATCGCCGCCCGCAATCAGAATTTCCTCAACCCGGTGAAAGTAGCCGAACTCTATCAGCAGTTTTCGTCGGCGGTGGAAACCGACATGACTCTGGGCGACGTGTTGCAATTTCTGCCGCTGGCCGCCTCGCTTGACGAACTCAACATTCGCAGCTACAAAATTTCGCCGCCCTACACCCAGGGCTGGTCAACGCCCGGCAACGCCTCGGTGCAACTGCCCGTGCCGGACGAATTCTATAAATATGTTCAGCGGGTGATGACGGCGGGAAGCTCCAACCGCGCTTCGCAGAATCCATTTGTGGTTGAAATTTGGAATGGATCAACGTGGGCCGACGCCGACGATCTGGCCGCCTACCGGCTTCGCCTCGACGGGTTGGCCGTCACCCTGGGGGCGGCAGACCGCGCCAACTACCCGGCCACGACTCTCATTGACTACACCACCAGCGCCAAAGCCTCGCCGGTGGACTCGCTCAAGAAACTTTTGCGCATCACCGACCCGGCCAATATCATCGCCCAGCCCGACCCCAACTCGCCGGTTCAGTTCCGGGTCATCCTCGGCGCCGACTACAACTCTTGCACCTATCAGGTTGCGCCGCTTACCACCCTCACCCCCTCGCCCGTCCCCGCCTCACTCCCTACAGTCGCCGAAACGGCCACCCCGTCGCCGTAATTCTCGCCGGCCTAAATCACTGACATTACGCTGTCGAAAGAAATTCACCACAGAGATCGCAGACGCGGAGCGCACAGGAATCTCGGGTCTCCCGGCTTGAGCGTGAATTGGGACGCAGACGCAAAGCGCGCAGATGAACGCAGATTTTGTTTTTTATCAGCGAAAATCAGCGCGCAGAGCGTCTGCGTCCCAAAATTTTTTTTCACGTTAAATCTGGTAGAGCCAGATTTCAAAGGATTTCTCCGCGCTCTCTATGTGCTCTGTGGTAAAACTGCGTAAGGCGAGTTAATTGGTTTCACGAGGTCAGGCGCTTGAGTCGCGCTTGAACAGCGGCAGTAAAATCCTGATCCCGCGAATCAGCAACCGGGTGACAAACACCAGCGGGTTGACTACAACGCTGGTGATGGTGACCCACAGACGGACGAAGCCAATGATCAGGCGCACGAATCGGTCGGCTCCCCACAGAAACAGGGCCAGGGCCAACACGATGGCGACCGCCGATCCCATCGTCCGCAAAACCTGGTTGAGTTTGTTATTCGGGGTTTCGGTCATTATTACCTCCTCATGATGAAGCGCCGGCCGGAGAG containing:
- a CDS encoding LCP family protein, giving the protein MLLLKNRLFIIVTLDLAILLAACGNANTTPTLDPFEFQTRVAQNVAATFSAAPPTLTLPPTQVTPSPAAESSTPTPAATAEPSSTPGPTARSVLDPTLGYYAITPENTPVTAVPSAVPRIKLEDDVKNILLVGSDTSGEEYRSDTMIVVSINATAKTVTMLSIPRDLYVFIPKSLVQMGRINSVINVARNAPEGPLPLLEQTILYNLGIPIHYYARVDFESFKAIVDALGGVDIPVTCAFQEWRLKDPALDPEVADNWDLFTLNAGVQHLDGSTALWYARGRQVGRAGSGSDFDRARRQQEVLRAMFIAARNQNFLNPVKVAELYQQFSSAVETDMTLGDVLQFLPLAASLDELNIRSYKISPPYTQGWSTPGNASVQLPVPDEFYKYVQRVMTAGSSNRASQNPFVVEIWNGSTWADADDLAAYRLRLDGLAVTLGAADRANYPATTLIDYTTSAKASPVDSLKKLLRITDPANIIAQPDPNSPVQFRVILGADYNSCTYQVAPLTTLTPSPVPASLPTVAETATPSP